In Bos indicus isolate NIAB-ARS_2022 breed Sahiwal x Tharparkar chromosome 10, NIAB-ARS_B.indTharparkar_mat_pri_1.0, whole genome shotgun sequence, the DNA window AAACCACTCTTAaaaatttgtcttaaaaaaagaactataaaaatcaAAGACTGTTTTTCAAAAGACAGAATAATTCCAGTCCTCCAGAAGTCACCTCATACTCCTCGTAGTAACTGTCTCTGCCAACCAGTAGTGATCACTATTCTGTCTTCTAACAGAACAGATGAGTTTAGGCCAGTTTTTATACTtcatagaaatgaaatgaaatagtaAATACTTTGACACCTGACTTCTTTCACTATTCCCTATGTTTATGAGATTCATGTGTGCTGCGTGTGACTGTAGGTCATTCTTGTTGCTGTGTAGTAGTCTGTGGTGTGAATGTGCCATAATTTGTAATCCACTCTACTACTGATACAAATTTGAGTACTTTCCTGGTTGAGTACTACaaatataaatagtgctgctatgaatattctagTATATGTCTTATGAAGAACATATGCACACAATTTCTGTTGGGAATTGCCAtggactgtttgtgaccccataaacagttttgaaaatgttGAAGCCCTAATACTCAATGTTATGGTATTTGGAGATAAGTCCTCATGTGTGAAGAGAGGATAAAGGTTATGTGAAGTCATAAAGGTGTGACCCTAAAATAGGCCTGGTACCCTAactggaaaagagtcagacacagagttAGCTCTGCCTACCATGTGAGGATTTACAGCAAGAGGGAAACATAAGCCAAGAGGAGAACTCTCACAGGGGACCCAACCGGCTGGCACCTGATCCTGGACTTCCCagtccccagaactgtgagaaataaatttgttgttgGCTAAatctagtctgtggtattttgttatggcagcctgagcacaCTACCTAGGAGTGGTATGGCTGGGTCATAGGTATGCATTTATTTAGCGTTAATCAATAAACTGCCAAAAAAATTTCCAAAGTGGTTGCCAACCATGTATAAACGTTCTAACTGCTGCATATCCTTAGTACTTTCTATCTTTTCTACCTTAGCCCACTCCAATGGGTATGTAATATATaaggtaatatatattttattaatagttccATTTCTCATATGATTAGAGAAACTAAGCAGTTTTTTACATTATTGAACATCTAGATGTTCTTCTTTGGGAAGAGTCCACGAAATATTTTGGCCAGGTTTCTAttagattgtcttttttttttttttttttagattgtcttttttaaatgatttgttcTGGATACCAAATGCTTTGTCAGATATATATACTGTAAATACTTCTCTCACTCTTTTGATTACCTTTTTATTTACTCTCTCAATAATGCCTTTTAATGaacagaaattcttaattttaatatattccaaACTATCAACTTTGTAGAACTTATTTTTAACATGTTCTGAACATTTGCAATGTCGTAAGTgcctttaaaacaaaaccaaaacaaaatcccTTCTTTCCAGGAGTGGCATGATACACCCATGCACATGTTAAAAGCTGTACAAGGAAGGactatttatagatatttttaagGGATTCTGTCTAAGGCATAGGTCATCTCTCCATACTTTGTGGAAAACTAAATATTTGTGCATTTAATGCACTTAATTACTGGACACTAAGCAATGAACACTGACTTAGGCTTTTGAATAACAACTTCTAAGTCCCTTTGGGGGCACTTGAAGAATTAGAACTGAAAATTCATTGCTATGAAGAATTAGAACGGAAAAGAAAATCAAGCATCTGGTCTGAATTGTAGTTTTTTgagagattattttatttcaagtatGGAAGGAGTACTATATAAAGTTAGAAAAGATATCTAGATGTCATGTTCTTCGGCTCTGTATCTTTAGGCTGgggtaatatttcattaaaacacTCTTGAAAACCTAGGTGTGGTACACCATCTATCAGAAATCTTTGGACGAACTTCCTCTCTTACAATAGAAAAGAGAGATAATCAAAGAGCCTTGGATCAGAGAAACCTTTACCACTGATGAGGTTTTTCCAGGACAGCGTCTTCCAACAGAAATCCTTCAGCTCCCTAGCTGTTTTACAAgcctccagtggctcagatggtaaagcgtctgcctgcaacgcaggagacctgggtttgattcctgggtggagaagatcccctggagaaggaaatggcaatccactccagcactcttgcctggaaaatcccatggacggaggagcctgataggttatagtccagggggtcacaaagagtcggacacgactgagcgacttcacttcacttcacttcatgagaCAATGCAGAGCTACCTATATAAATTTCTGGTTCTCTTTATCGGTGGTTTTTGCCTTATATACTACAGAATGTAGGATTTCTCAGACTGAATTCAGAGGTTCCCCAAATGTttgattcaaattttattttttaatagatttttatattGTCAAAAGGGAgatgtcagaattttttttaacatattacaAACTCCCCATGCTTTAATTTGAGGTTAAGCCATTTCAGCATAGATCTCAAAATTCATCTCCAGTTGTCATCTTTAGTTGAAGCACATGCCCAAGATTTCAAGGTGAATCACTTAAAAACCACTCTTACTTATATCTACTTCTCCCAAGAGATCAGGATTTTCTTGATAGTAAACAACCAAAACAAAGGAGTAAGAAataaactgttattttaaaaaaagaagagaaaaagaaactatcCTCAGGCTACTATAACTGCAACTATTGTCCATAGCCCACAACTTCAAAAAATTTTGAGCATAAAACAGCAGGGTCAAGAGTCCATTGGCAGTGGGCGAGCCATGGCATCCCAACCATACTAATTCCTGTTGGTCTTACCTATGTCTCTGCCGGCCAGTCTCCCTTGATTCCTTCCAATTTCTAAGCTTGGGTCTTCAGACttcctatttattattttgtctatCCAACTGCCTTCCAACAAATTCCTTTCCtgctaaaagcaaaacaaaacaaagtaaaaacccAAGACAACAACAAACtagtctcattttaaaattttacctttaatattaaaattttgcaCTTTATAAATGTTTAGTAATAAAACAAGTTTTCATCTACTTTATAGGCTAGGGTTCTATGACAGATTTTGTTTCAAAAGGAactccatctttttaaaatttaatttgaatttctgtaATGGTTACCGCCTTGAAGGCACTGCCATGTGTAGCCGCTTAGCCTCAGCATACGGAGCTCCTGGAAGGAAGTTAGAATTAAACAAATACCACTTTCTTTGTAAGCTTCGGCCTTCAAGAACCAGTCACCTCAAGATCTCAACATCTGATACCAGTGTCAACAAAACTGTTTCTaatcattcttttcattgccTTTGGTGCTGCCTGTTGTCGAAGCAGTAGAAACTAGAGATACAACAGCTCTCTTGTCAGGTGTGGTTCTCAGCATTATAGGGATCTGTGCTTGTTTAGGGGGTGTGTATATGCAtgaagaagaaatggacagatatgACTTTAAAGGGTCTCCTGAATCAAgccatccggtcccaccacttcatgggaaatagatgggaaaacagtggaaacagtgtcagactttatttttctgggctccaaaatcactacagatggtgactgcagccatgaaattaaaagactcttactccttggaaggaaagttatgaccaacctagacagcatattgaaaggcagagacattactttgccaacaaaggttcgtctagtcaaggctatggtttttcctgtggtcatgtacggatgtgagagttggactgtgaagaaagctgagcgctgaagaattgatgcttttgaactgtggtgttggagaagactcttgagagtcccttggactgcaaggagatccaaccagtccattctgaaggagatcagtcctgggatttctttggaaggaatgatgctaaagctgaaactccagtactttggccacctcatgtgaagagttgactcattggaaaagactctgatgctgggagggattgggggcaggaggagaaggggacgacagaggatgagatggctggatggcatcactgacttgatggacgtgagtttgagtgaactccgggagttggtgatggacagggaggcctggcgtgctgcgattcatggggtcgcaaagagtcagacacgactgagcgactgatctgatctgatctgatgtgaatCAAGCCTTGCCCTGAAAACCTTTGTGCTATTGAGGTTCAGAACTGAGCTTTGGTGTCTGAAAGTTCCCAAGAAAGAGTAAACTGGGTAGTTTCACATTCTTGGTTATTGACTGCACAAACCAATATAATGGAAAAATTGATATATTTGAACAATTGGTATACTGAACAAATTGATAATATTGtgttaaatggaaaacaaaatgttttcttcacAACAAATAATGCACTGAAAAACATCATCTATAGTTCGCATTTGCTAGTTAGAAAGAAGGTCAAAGAAGTGAGATGGCTGAAATTTGCATATGTAATATTTCATAGTTTCAGAATTCTCAATAGGAAGAAGGAAACTCTTGCTCAAAATCCTAGGAAACTGTTACGGCTCAGTTATAATCAGTACCTCTTGTATCACTAaggtgtcttttctccattatttttattggatttttgtTACCTCCCAAGTTAATATTGTAcctagatattaaatatagttgattaaaaattaaaacttgtcTTTTGTGGGGGGAAAAGTTCAGAGAACATATTCAATGTATTTAACATTGAAATGGAGAAGAGATTTAATGtttaacaaagacaaaaatatctcTATATGAACTGAGCAACATCTCCATGGTGAGAAGtactatattaaatataaacCCATTATGTAAAAAGTGTTAAAAATCATggtactgaattttaaaatgttaagtataAACCCAttataaaaaaagtttaaaagatttAATTTGAAATCATAGTATTGAATAACTTCCCAGATTCTTGTCTTAGCCTCCTTCCAACCATTTCTGTGCAAATCTAACTATATCATGCCTccccataaaatattttaaaaacttttatctaAAAGGGAATCCTATAAAGGTAAGGTTTAAATTATTTGCTTGACTACAAGGACCCTGAAATTACTTATCCTACAAGATTTGGTACATGGTTGTGAGTGTTCAATCACTGTTTGTTGAAGGAATCAAAAACTGGAGAATATAAGAGTCGCCACACTATCCTCCACTCCCCTTGAGTTTTCAGCAACAATATTAACAGCAGTGGTTATATGGTGCTTACACATAATTATCTCATTTACATCCAGCACTTTCCAGACACATTTTGTATGGTTTTTTCCCAAACATGAATTTAAGACATGTAAGAGGAAATGCCTCTCTAGAAAACAGATGTATACAAGTTCTTACCCCAAGAAGAACTGCTGCAAAACTTGAGAAAAAGTTTTCCTAAAGAGttttgcagcaatgaaattaaaaagacgcttactccttggaaggaaagttatgaccaacctagatagcatattaaaaagcagagacattactttgccaacaaaggtctgtctagtcagttcagttcagtcgctcagtcgtgtctgattgtttgcgaccccatgaatcgcagcatgccaggcctccctgtccaccaccagttcccggagttcactgagactcacgtccattgagtcagtgatgccatccagccatctcatcctctgtcatccccttctcctcctgcccccaatccctcccagcatcagagtcttttccaatgagtcaactcttcgcatgaggtggccaaagtactggagtttcagcttcagcatcattccttccaaagaaatcccaggactgatctccttgcagtccaagggactctcaagagtcttcttcaacaccacagttcaaaagcatcaattctttggcgctcagctttgttcacagtccaattctcacatccatacatgaccactggaaaaaccatagccttgactagacgttcctttgttggcaaagtaatgtctctgctttttaacatgctatctaggttggtcataactttccttccaaggagtaagcgtcttttaatttcatggctgcagtcaccatctagtcaaggctatggtttttccagtggtgatgtatggatgtgagagttggactgtgaagaaagctgaacgccgaagaactgatgttgaactgtggtgctggagaagactcttgagagtcccttggactgcaaggagatccaaccagtccattctaaaggagatcagtcctgggtgttcattggaaggactgatgctaaagctgaaactccaatactttggccacctcatgcgaggagaagactcattggaaaagactctgacgctgggagggattgggggcaggagaaggggacgagagaggatgagatggctgcatggcatcaccgactcgatggacgtgagtttgagtgaactccgggagttggtgatggacagggaggcctggcgtgctgcgattcatggggtcgcaaagagtcggacacgactgagcgactgaactgaactgactgaaaactaAAAGACTCCCGGTCTGGCCGTTTTCCAGCCTCTGAGGGAGATGGTGGTGCACACTGCATGGAGAGATTTAAGGCTttctaaaaaacaattttttttttctgttgaaatatCTGGGGCGTATTATAAAAAACACGAAAGAGGGAACCTACATGGAAAAGTGCTCTCCGGCTTTACTAGCCAATGCAAATCTCGGGACTAACTCACTTCCCTGAGGACAACTTCTTCAAATGTTTCCTCAACAGCACCAATGAAGGATTTCTTCAGTCCACGACTTGGAAAAGAGACGCGGGCTTGAGTTCTGCCACTCTATTGGGTacagttatttaattttaaagcttAATTTCCCTCATACCTGACCTAGTAAAACTCACGAATACTCCCTCACTCCCTCCCTAGGGTTATTAACGACTTTATGAGGTCTTTGGTGACGATTTAACTACCTCAGCTAGCTCACTCCGCCCGGCCCTCCTCGCTGCTCCACTCTCTCCCCAGGAAGCCGCGAGACCTTTGTGCGCACGCGCCGCCGCGCCCCGGGGGCTCTCGCGCACTTGCGCGGCGCCCGTTGGGCGTCCCGCTACCAGCCCCGGGGAGCGGGCGCGCGCGCGCCCCTTCGGCCCCGCCCCCAGGGGCGCGCGTCCGTAAGGCGGCCGAGGGGTGGGGGACGCGGGCGAGGCCGGTCATGGAGGCCCTACGGAGGGCCCACGAGGCTGTGCTTCGTCTGCTGCTGTGCCGGCCCTGGGCCGCGGGCGCCGCCTCCCGCCCGAAGCCCCGAGCCTCGGAGGTGCTGACGCGGCACCTGCTGCAGCGGCGCCTGCCTCACTGGACCTCCTTCTGCGTGCCCTACAGCGCCGTCCGGAACGACCAGTTCGGCCTCTCGCACTTCAACTGGCCGGTGCAAGGCGCCAACTACCACGTCCTGCGCACCGGCTGCTTCCCCTTCATCAAGTACCACTGCTCCAAGGCTCCCTGGCAGGACTTGGCCGGGCAGGACCGATTCTTCACGGCGCTCAAGGTCGTCAACCTCGGTGAGTGGCCCCGGGCCGGTAAAACACGTCCCGCCGCCGACGGCCCCACTGTTTGCAAAGCACGCTGACGTTCTGCCTCCGAGGCCGCGACCCCGTCCCGAGATCGGACCGCGCCGGCGCGGCGTTACCCTGCCCCGGCCCCGCGCAGGCTCGCCCGGGCGCACGCGCTCGCCACGCTTCGCCCAGTGTTGGGGCGTTTCCCAGACTGCCTCCGCGTCCCACCCACTCTGCAGCCTTGCAGGACTGACCCTGGTCCTGGGCTTCGTATTCCCCGCCCAGCAGGTGCTTGTCAGAGCTAAGTTGTTGCTCGCGAATGGTACCCCGGGAAAGTGGGGCTTATTGACAGGCCTGTACAGTGGGACCCCCCTGTATCCGCTCCCGGCGAGAGGGCATTTTATTCTTACTTCCAGCCACTCGTTAACTAGAAAGAGCCTTCCACTGGGCAGTAAGAAGGAAGGTGTAGAGCGCTGAAAATGGCTCTGAAGTTTTTATAAAATGCCTGATTATATGGCAGGATTCATTCTCATGAACATCACTTTGTTGGTGCGTTCAGAGTATAAAATCGGAAACtacttttttaagtttctttgttctctttaCATGAAGTCCCAGCAAGTTCGTTTTTCTAAAACCACCGAAGGTTTTCACCGGTGGTATTGGCTTCTTAAGATATTAGGcctaaaagatatttaaaagattgCCTCT includes these proteins:
- the C10H15orf61 gene encoding uncharacterized protein C15orf61 homolog — translated: MEALRRAHEAVLRLLLCRPWAAGAASRPKPRASEVLTRHLLQRRLPHWTSFCVPYSAVRNDQFGLSHFNWPVQGANYHVLRTGCFPFIKYHCSKAPWQDLAGQDRFFTALKVVNLGIPTLLYGLGSWLFARVTETVHTSYGPITVYFLNKEDEGAMY